The Chromatiales bacterium genome segment CAAGGCGTATTTCCCGCTTGCCACCATGCTCCTCGCCAGTCTCGTGCTCTCGCTACTGCTGTGGCTGTTTCGCAAATGATGCATCACTCCATGGATCGGCGCCGCATGCTGGCCTGGACGCTCTACGACTGGGGCAATTCCGCCTTTGCCACCGTCGTCATGGCCGGTTTCTTCCCGCTGTTCTTCCGTTCCTACTGGAGCGCAGGACAGGACAGCGCACAGATCACCCTGCACCTGGGCATGGCCAATTCCATCGGCAGCCTGGTGATCGTGCTCAGCGCCCCCCTCCTCGGTGCGCTGGCCGACCAGGGCAGCTTCAAGAAACGCTTCCTGAGCCTCTTCGCCCTGCTCGGTATTGCCATGACGCTCGGTCTCTACTGGGTGGCACAGGGCGAGTGGCTGCTTGCCGCCATGCTCTATGCCGCCGCCAGCATCGGCTTCATGGGCGCGAACATCTTCTACGATGCACTGCTGGTCGACGTGGCCCCGCGTCACAAGTACGACTTCGTCTCCGGTCTGGGTTATGCCATGGGCTATCTCGGCGGCGGCCTCCTGTTCGCCTTCTGCGTCTACATGGTGCTCAATCCCGCCGACTTCGGTTTTGCGGACGATGCCGCGGCCGTACGCCTGTCCTTCCTGCTGGTGGGCATCTGGTGGCTGCTGTTCACGATGCCGCTGCTCTTCCTTGTGAAGGAGACGCCACACGCCACGCCGCGTGCGGGCATGGTCAAGGGGGGCTTTCGCCAGCTGATCGATACCTTCCACGAGGTGCGGCGTTATCGCGAGGTCTGGTGGTTCCTGCTGGCCTACTGGCTCTACATCGACGGTGTCGACACCATCGTGCGCATGGCGGCCGACTATGGCGCGGCGCTCGGATTCTCCACCGGTGACCTGATTCTCGCCCTGCTGATGATCCAGTTCATCGGTTTCCCCGCCGCCATCGCCTTCGGCAAGCTCGGCGAGCGTATCGGGCCGAAGACCGGCATCTACATCGGCCTGGCCGCCTATGCCGCGATCACGGTCTGGGGCGCGCTCATGACCGAGCTCTGGGAGTTCTTCGCCATTGCGGTTGGCGTCGGCCTGGTACAGGGTGGCGTGCAGTCGCTCAGCCGTTCGCTCTACGCGCGCCTCATTCCGCAGGACAAGGCCGCCGAGTTCTTCGGCTTCTACAACATGCTGGGCAAGTTCGCGGCCGTGGCGGGTCCTTTCCTCATGGGCATAGTCGGCGTGCTCACCGGCAGTCCGCGCATCGCCATCTTCTCCCTGCTTGTGTTCTTCATCCTCGGCGCGCTACTGTTGCTCAAGGTACCCGAACGCAAGGAGCAGACGTGATGAACGACGAGCGTCGCCAGGAATCGGTCGGTTTTCTCGGTACGCTGAAGAGCGTGCTGTCGGCCTTCTTCGGCGTGCAGAGCGAGTCCAACCGTGCGCGCGATTTCGAGAAGGGCAATCCCGTACATTTCATCGCCATCGCGCTCATCGCGACCGTCGGCTTCGTGCTGGTCATGTGGGGAATCGTGAGCGTGGTGCTGGGGCTGGCAACGGGGTAGCTGGCGTACCGGCTGCATCTCTTCACGCACGAGGCCCTCGCCCCTGTGCTCCGGTCCTGCGGATGCAGTGTCCCGCGTCCCCGCATGTCGTCCCGGTATATCTCCCAGCTTTTTCCCAGGCAGTTCCCGGCCGGGATCCGGTAGATGCCGTTCAGGCGTCTATACTCGGGCGTGCAGGGGCAGGCCATATTATATGTAAATGTTATATATGTTATAAATCCGCGAGGGGCATGCCCCGGGTACGCAATGCAGGGCCCAGGCAGCTGGGAGACGCATCGTGGGCCAAGGGGCACAGAAACCCGGGCCTGCGGAATCAAGGGAGGACGAGAAATGCATGAGGGACTCACCAAGGCGGCGGCGCGCAATATCTTCTATGGCGGTTCGCTGTTTTTCTTTCTGCTGTTCGTCGGCCTCACGGCGCACAGCCATCTCTATATCGTCAATACCTCCACGGACCGTGAGGGACTGACCGAGTCGGTACGGCATGGCAAGGAGGTCTGGGAGAAGAACAACTGCATCAACTGCCACACTATCCTCGGCGAGGGCGCCTATTTCGCCCCGGAGCTCGGCAATGTCTGGACCCGTTTCGGCGGCCGGGAGAATCCCGAGGCGGCCCGCGCCGCGATTGCGGGCTGGATGCGTGCCATGCCCACCGGCGCGCCGGGCCGGCGCCAGATGCCGTACTTCGATCTCAGCGACGAGGAGATGGATGCGCTGATCGATTTCCTGCAGTGGACCGACTCCATCGACACACAGAACTGGCCACCCCATCGTTCCGGCTGAGCGCTGCGGGCGATTGCATACGGTATTCACGATCCAAGGAGGACAGGACGTATGAAATATGAGACACAGCGGGTGGCTTACCCGTTCTTCATCGTGGCGATGGCGCTGTTCGCGGCCCAGGTCTCGTTCGGCCTGCTGAGTGGCGCCGTCTTCGTCTGGCCCAACTTCCTGGCCGAGGCCATGCCCTTCAACATCATGCGCACCAGCCATACCAACCTCCTGGTGGTGTGGCTGCTGATAGGCTTCATGGGCTGTACCTATTACCTGATGCCCGAGGAGGCCGAGCAGGAGATCTACAGCCCCCGGCTCGCCTACATCCAGCTGGCCATCTTCGCCTTTGCGGGGGCCGCGGCGCTGGTCGGCTACCAGTTCGGCATCCACGAGGGGCGCGAGTTTCTGGAGCAGCCCACCTGGGTGAAGGTGCTCATCACCCTTTCCTTCCTCATGTTCCTGTTCAACGCCAGCATGACCCTGCTCCGGGGGCGAAAGACGGCCATCAACATGGTGCTGATGCTCGGGCTCTGGCTGGCCGCCATCTTCTGGCTGTTCGCCTTCTACAACCCGGGCAACCTGTCGGTGGACAAGCTCTACTGGTGGTACATCGTGCACATCTGGGTGGAGGGGGTCTGGGAACTGATCATGGCCTCGCTGCTCGGCTACCTGCTCATCAAGATGACCGGGGTCGATCGCGAGGTGATCGAGAAGTGGCTTTACGTCATCGTGGGTCTGTCGCTGTTCACGGGGCTGCTGGGCACCGGCCACCATTATTACTGGATCGGCACGCCCGGCTACTGGCAGCCCATCGGCAACGTCTTCTCCACGCTGGAGGTGGTGCCGCTGTTCGCCATGGTGGTGTTCGCCTTCTACATGTTCTGGAAGGGCAGCCGCAACCATCCCAACAAGGCCGCCATGCTCTGGACGCTTGGGTGTGCCACCGTCGCCTTCTTCGGTGCCGGTGTCTGGGGCTTCATGCACACGCTCTCGTTCATCAACTACTACACCCACGGCACCCAGGTCACGGCGGCCCATGGACACCTGGCCTTTTACGGCGCCTACGTGATGCTGGTGCTGGCGATCGTCAGCTATGCCATGCCGCAGCTGCGTCGTGTCCAGCCCTACAATCAGGTGCTGAACATGTGGGCCTTCTGGATCACCACCTCGGCCATGGCCTTCATGACCTTCACCCTGACCTTCGCGGGCGTTGTGCAGACGCATCTGCAGCGCGTGATGGGCATGGGCTACATGGAGGTGCAGGAGCAGATCACCATGTTCTACATCATGCGCTTCGGTGCCGGGTCGGTGGTGGTGATCGGTGCGCTGCTGTTCATCTACGCGGTGTTCGGTCCCGCCCGTGAACAGGCGCCGGCCTATGCCAGTGAGGCATCCGTCACCGCGGACTGATCGCGGTCCGGGTCGCCGTTCCCCGCATGTCATCATGATCAGGAGTCGTCCATGCCGCTGAATGCAAGCCCTGCACCGACGGACCGCGAGCTGCCGTTCTACCAGCCCGTCGGCAGCGAGTGCGATCTCTTCGAGCGAGCCTACCGGCAGCGGCTGCCGCTGTTGCTCAAGGGCCCCACCGGCTGCGGCAAGACGCGCTTCGTGAGTCACATGGCGGTGCGCCTGGGACGCCCCCTGTTCACGGTCTCCTGCCACGATGACCTCACCGCCGCCGACCTCACCGGGCGCTATCTCCTCAAAGGCGGGGAGACCCGATGGGTGGACGGTCCGCTCACCCGGGCTGTGCGCGAGGGCGGCATCTGCTACCTGGACGAGGTGGTCGAGGCACGCAAGGACGTGACGGTGGTGCTGCATCCGCTCACCGATGACCGACGCCTGCTGCCGCTCGAACGCACGGGCGAGCTGCTGGAGGCGCCGGACGAGTTCATGCTGGTGGTCTCATACAACCCGGGTTACCAGCACATCCTCAAGTCTCTCAAACCGAGCACGCGCCAGCGCTTCGTGGCCACGAGCTTCTCCTTCCCCCCGCCCGGGCTGGAGCGCGACATCGTGGCCCGCGAGAGCGGTCTCGCGCAGGCGCAATGCGCCGCACTGGTCAACCTGGCCGTGCGGCTGCGGGCGATGAAGGGGCAGGACCTGGAGGAGGGCGTTTCC includes the following:
- a CDS encoding MFS transporter, with the translated sequence MMHHSMDRRRMLAWTLYDWGNSAFATVVMAGFFPLFFRSYWSAGQDSAQITLHLGMANSIGSLVIVLSAPLLGALADQGSFKKRFLSLFALLGIAMTLGLYWVAQGEWLLAAMLYAAASIGFMGANIFYDALLVDVAPRHKYDFVSGLGYAMGYLGGGLLFAFCVYMVLNPADFGFADDAAAVRLSFLLVGIWWLLFTMPLLFLVKETPHATPRAGMVKGGFRQLIDTFHEVRRYREVWWFLLAYWLYIDGVDTIVRMAADYGAALGFSTGDLILALLMIQFIGFPAAIAFGKLGERIGPKTGIYIGLAAYAAITVWGALMTELWEFFAIAVGVGLVQGGVQSLSRSLYARLIPQDKAAEFFGFYNMLGKFAAVAGPFLMGIVGVLTGSPRIAIFSLLVFFILGALLLLKVPERKEQT
- a CDS encoding DUF2970 domain-containing protein — encoded protein: MNDERRQESVGFLGTLKSVLSAFFGVQSESNRARDFEKGNPVHFIAIALIATVGFVLVMWGIVSVVLGLATG
- a CDS encoding cytochrome c; the protein is MHEGLTKAAARNIFYGGSLFFFLLFVGLTAHSHLYIVNTSTDREGLTESVRHGKEVWEKNNCINCHTILGEGAYFAPELGNVWTRFGGRENPEAARAAIAGWMRAMPTGAPGRRQMPYFDLSDEEMDALIDFLQWTDSIDTQNWPPHRSG
- a CDS encoding cbb3-type cytochrome c oxidase subunit I, which gives rise to MKYETQRVAYPFFIVAMALFAAQVSFGLLSGAVFVWPNFLAEAMPFNIMRTSHTNLLVVWLLIGFMGCTYYLMPEEAEQEIYSPRLAYIQLAIFAFAGAAALVGYQFGIHEGREFLEQPTWVKVLITLSFLMFLFNASMTLLRGRKTAINMVLMLGLWLAAIFWLFAFYNPGNLSVDKLYWWYIVHIWVEGVWELIMASLLGYLLIKMTGVDREVIEKWLYVIVGLSLFTGLLGTGHHYYWIGTPGYWQPIGNVFSTLEVVPLFAMVVFAFYMFWKGSRNHPNKAAMLWTLGCATVAFFGAGVWGFMHTLSFINYYTHGTQVTAAHGHLAFYGAYVMLVLAIVSYAMPQLRRVQPYNQVLNMWAFWITTSAMAFMTFTLTFAGVVQTHLQRVMGMGYMEVQEQITMFYIMRFGAGSVVVIGALLFIYAVFGPAREQAPAYASEASVTAD
- a CDS encoding AAA family ATPase; its protein translation is MPLNASPAPTDRELPFYQPVGSECDLFERAYRQRLPLLLKGPTGCGKTRFVSHMAVRLGRPLFTVSCHDDLTAADLTGRYLLKGGETRWVDGPLTRAVREGGICYLDEVVEARKDVTVVLHPLTDDRRLLPLERTGELLEAPDEFMLVVSYNPGYQHILKSLKPSTRQRFVATSFSFPPPGLERDIVARESGLAQAQCAALVNLAVRLRAMKGQDLEEGVSTRLLVYCATLIASGMPILEAARVTLVEPLSDDEDVQQGLLEAIHATFG